One part of the Leucobacter triazinivorans genome encodes these proteins:
- a CDS encoding Lrp/AsnC ligand binding domain-containing protein, with protein MGQQIGALILVRVQGHQRNRVPEIAEEVRRIPGVQQLFLVGGERDLVVHVACESIPAMRAIISDHFGSNPALAQTQTQIIFEHLSGLDSV; from the coding sequence TTGGGGCAGCAGATCGGTGCATTGATCCTGGTGAGAGTGCAGGGGCACCAGCGCAATCGCGTGCCGGAGATCGCTGAGGAAGTCCGTCGGATCCCCGGAGTGCAGCAGCTCTTCCTCGTCGGGGGCGAGCGAGACCTGGTGGTGCACGTGGCATGCGAGAGCATTCCCGCGATGCGGGCCATCATCTCCGATCACTTCGGATCGAACCCGGCACTCGCGCAGACCCAGACGCAGATCATCTTCGAGCACTTGTCCGGCCTCGACTCAGTGTGA